In Aedes albopictus strain Foshan chromosome 3, AalbF5, whole genome shotgun sequence, the following are encoded in one genomic region:
- the LOC134291775 gene encoding uncharacterized protein LOC134291775 yields MKTYKATAPRIYGAPKAHKEGLPLRPVVPCMTSPSYTLSQYVGKIIQKSITGKYDATDSFTFCEYINSVQLPPDYVLISLDVVSLFTCIPKDLVIRDVINNWENIKQHTDINLDLFLEMTEFCIDCSYFRFKGQFYQQVFGTAMGNPLSPTIADLVMETLLDNVVTRVSFPFPVLKKYVDDLMLAVPKDKIEEVRTIFNSYHEKIQFTVEVEQEGKIPFLDLLLVRQSDQTIKTEWYIKPIASGRFLNYHSAHSTKQKVNVANNFIHRVKTLSTNVEPSATRDIIFTQLKRNDYPTAMINRLIDRSRERQVNTTNDDVTSSEEMIYRSMVHVGQLSGNIQKVLRKDYPNVTISSKNAKTVGNLLPPVKDVVDKNSRSNVIYNIPCANCSACYVGMTSNKLQTRISSHRSCSNRLENMWDQGKTTEDVEVAQLRERTALLDHSAANRHVFAFDRTRIVDASLKKQNLHILETCHIINTPNTVNKRTDTDNLSNTYAGVLHTLKNNTRSQAVQQANESVQQELTQTE; encoded by the coding sequence ATGAAAACCTACAAAGCGACAGCTCCCCGAATATACGGCGCCCCAAAAGCGCACAAGGAGGGACTACCACTGAGACCGGTGGTACCGTGCATGACGTCACCGTCGTACACACTGTCGCAGTACGTAGGCAAGATCATCCAAAAATCCATCACCGGCAAGTATGATGCGACAGACTCGTTCACGTTCTGCGAATACATCAACAGTGTGCAGTTGCCGCCGGATTACGTCCTGATTTCCTTGGACGTCGTATCGTTGTTCACCTGCATCCCCAAAGACTTGGTAATACGTGACGTCATCAACAACTGGGAAAACATCAAGCAACACACCGATATAAACCTGGACCTGTTCTTGGAGATGACCGAATTCTGTATCGATTGCAGCTACTTCCGGTTCAAGGGACAGTTTTACCAACAAGTCTTCGGCACAGCGATGGGCAACCCATTATCACCCACCATCGCGGATCTAGTGATGGAGACATTGCTAGACAACGTCGTGACGAGAGTGAGCTTCCCGTTCCCAGTGTTGAAGAAGTATGTGGACGACCTGATGCTGGCAGTTCCCAAGGACAAGATCGAAGAAGTGAGAACAATTTTCAACAGCTACCATGAGAAAATTCAGTTCACGGTGGAAGTCGAACAAGAAGGGAAAATTCCGTTTCTAGACTTGCTCTTGGTTCGACAGTCAGACCAAACGATCAAAACAGAGTGGTATATTAAGCCGATCGCCTCAGGGCGTTTCCTGAATTACCACTCCGCCCACAGCACAAAACAGAAGGTGAACGTGGCGAACAATTTCATTCACCGCGTCAAGACCCTCTCTACCAACGTCGAACCAAGTGCAACACGTGACATCATTTTCACCCAACTAAAACGGAACGATTACCCCACTGCAATGATAAACCGCCTCATCGATCGATCGAGGGAACGACAGGTTAACACCACCAATGATGACGTCACGAGCAGCGAGGAGATGATTTACCGATCGATGGTACATGTAGGACAGTTATCAGGAAACATCCAAAAAGTCCTGAGGAAGGACTATCCGAATGTCACCATCAGCTCGAAGAATGCGAAAACTGTAGGAAATCTTCTGCCTCCGGTAAAAGACGTTGTGGACAAGAACAGTAGATCAAACGTGATTTACAACATCCCATGTGCTAACTGCTCCGCGTGCTACGTAGGCATGACATCAAACAAACTACAAACGAGGATCTCCAGTCACCGCTCCTGTTCCAACCGGCTGGAAAACATGTGGGACCAAGGGAAGACGACGGAGGACGTGGAGGTAGCGCAGCTACGAGAACGAACAGCGCTGCTAGATCACTCGGCCGCCAACCGCCATGTCTTCGCTTTCGATCGTACACGAATCGTGGATGCTAGTCTTAAGAAGCAAAACTTACACATACTAGAAACATGTCATATTATAAACACACCGAACACAGTGAACAAGCGCACCGATACAGACAATCTGAGCAATACGTACGCCGGCGTACTACACACTTTAAAAAACAATACACGAAGCCAGGCCGTCCAACAGGCAAACGAATCGGTACAACAAGAGTTAACACAAACAgagtaa